The Bacillus zhangzhouensis region AGGAGTTGGATACGATGGATATGTTCTTTGCGTACCTATGTATTGCAACGGCTACACCCCTGTTTTTATGGCTGGAAAACAGAAAAATTGCATTAGCATCTATTCCACCCATTATGATTATGTGGATTTTCTTCGGTCTTTACATGACAAGCAGTTTATCTCCAGCAGGACATACCTTCATGATCGCTTTCTTTGCCATTAACGTGATTTTGGCTCACATTGCAGCATTCCTCATCTACGGACTTCCATTCATTCGTAAAAAATTCAGCAGCAGATAGATATCGCCCAACCATTGGAAGCGTTATCATCATCATGATAAAAACCACTCACCTTCAAGAGATGAGTGGTTTTTAATTATTTCTCTGAGTGCTC contains the following coding sequences:
- a CDS encoding spore morphogenesis/germination protein YwcE, which encodes MDMFFAYLCIATATPLFLWLENRKIALASIPPIMIMWIFFGLYMTSSLSPAGHTFMIAFFAINVILAHIAAFLIYGLPFIRKKFSSR